CATCGGGCAAATTCAAAGCCGTCATCAGCCTGCTGCCCCACAATGCAAAGGCCCCATCCAATTGAGCGACCACAGTCTTTCGGATAACAACGCCCTGCCCTTTGTTTCGGTGGTGATGCCCGTGCGCAACGAAGCCGGCTTCATCGCGCGCAGCCTGGGCTGTGTGCTGGCGCAGGATTACCCGCGCGAGTGTCTGGAGATCATCGTGGCCGATGGGCGCTCAACCGATGCAACGAGAGAGTTGATACAGCAGTGGCAAGCAGAGCATTCAAATTTGCACTTGGTAGATAACCCGGGACAGATCGCGCCCACCGGGTTGAATGCCGCAATTGCCCACGCGCGCGGCGAGATCATCGTGCGCGTGGATGGCCATTGCGAGATCGCGCCGGATTACGTGCGCAACTGCGTCAGGCACCTGCGCGAAGAGAATGTCGAAGGTGTCGGCGGCCCGCTCGAAACCATCGGCACGACCCTGATGGCCGCCGCCATCGCCGCCGCGATGAGTTCGCCGTTTGGTGTCGGCGGTTCAGCCTTTCGCACGATCAAAGACCGCACGCTGCTGACGGACACGGTTGCCTTCCCGGCCTACACGCGCGCCGCGCTCCAACGCGCCGGGCGCTTTGATGAAGAGATGGTGCGCAACCAGGATGACGAATATAACTACCGGCTGCGCAAACTGGGCGGGCGGATTCTGCTGGCGGCGGATGTGCGCGCGCGCTATTACAGCCGCAGCTCGCTGCAATCGCTCTTCAAACAGTATTTTCAGTACGGCTATTGGAAGGTGCGCGTGTTGCAAAAACATCCGCGCCAAATGAGCGCGCGGCAGTTCATCCCGCCGCTGTTCGTCGCGTCGCTGGTTGTCGCGTTGCTGCTGGCGGCCCTCACGTCATGGGGCTGGTTGTTGGCAGCGGCGCTGGTGGGAAGTTACGCGCTCGCCAATCTAGCCGCGGCGGTTTTGACGGCGGCGCAATCCGGCTGGCGGCATCTGTTCTTATTGCCGCCGGT
This DNA window, taken from Acidobacteriota bacterium, encodes the following:
- a CDS encoding glycosyltransferase family 2 protein, coding for MSDHSLSDNNALPFVSVVMPVRNEAGFIARSLGCVLAQDYPRECLEIIVADGRSTDATRELIQQWQAEHSNLHLVDNPGQIAPTGLNAAIAHARGEIIVRVDGHCEIAPDYVRNCVRHLREENVEGVGGPLETIGTTLMAAAIAAAMSSPFGVGGSAFRTIKDRTLLTDTVAFPAYTRAALQRAGRFDEEMVRNQDDEYNYRLRKLGGRILLAADVRARYYSRSSLQSLFKQYFQYGYWKVRVLQKHPRQMSARQFIPPLFVASLVVALLLAALTSWGWLLAAALVGSYALANLAAAVLTAAQSGWRHLFLLPPVFLALHLSYGAGFLTGLIKFARYWRASS